The Vampirovibrio chlorellavorus genome has a segment encoding these proteins:
- a CDS encoding M24 family metallopeptidase encodes MGLLKNQSDLRALRQAGKITQTVLAALQAHAQPGIPLIELERLANQLLAQHRSTAPFKSFNGFNHAICVSINDEIVNGPPSRQRELQAGDLVSIATAAEHRNIHAKAARSFWVGATPQADFPDLVGGTAAVIQRVMAAGPSMQTLNALLGIIPQTAQDFGLSVIAGLGGSGIGKQLHQAPDVPNDPADLNTEIPLTPGLCFTLMPMFSLGCARFKVSEDGWTFLTEDGSLAAHVADTLLVTEHGLETITGSPPSE; translated from the coding sequence ATGGGGCTTTTGAAAAACCAGTCGGATTTACGGGCGCTCAGGCAGGCTGGAAAAATCACCCAAACGGTTCTGGCCGCCCTGCAGGCCCACGCTCAGCCGGGTATCCCCCTGATCGAACTGGAGCGACTGGCCAACCAGCTACTGGCCCAGCACCGGTCCACCGCCCCCTTTAAAAGTTTCAACGGCTTTAACCACGCCATTTGCGTGTCCATCAACGATGAAATCGTCAATGGCCCGCCCTCTCGCCAGCGGGAACTACAAGCGGGCGATCTGGTCAGCATTGCCACCGCCGCCGAGCATCGCAATATTCACGCCAAGGCGGCCCGCAGTTTTTGGGTGGGGGCCACCCCGCAAGCGGATTTCCCGGATTTGGTGGGGGGTACCGCCGCGGTCATTCAGCGGGTGATGGCAGCCGGGCCATCCATGCAAACACTGAACGCACTGCTGGGCATCATTCCGCAAACCGCCCAGGACTTTGGACTGAGCGTGATCGCCGGTCTGGGTGGCTCGGGTATCGGCAAACAGCTTCATCAGGCCCCCGATGTGCCCAATGATCCCGCCGATCTGAACACCGAAATTCCCCTGACCCCGGGCCTGTGTTTTACGCTGATGCCCATGTTCTCGCTGGGGTGCGCACGGTTTAAAGTGTCGGAGGATGGCTGGACGTTTTTGACCGAGGATGGCAGTCTGGCCGCCCATGTGGCCGACACCCTGCTGGTTACCGAACACGGGCTGGAAACTATCACCGGGTCCCCTCCTTCCGAATGA
- a CDS encoding aminotransferase class I/II-fold pyridoxal phosphate-dependent enzyme, with translation MLKRHLPMFAPFELEQYLLKHEPRMRVSLCASGLETCSLSELLSSMDTESEALWTETSLDYTHPQGSVPLRESIAQQYEALTAQHVGVFAGAAEAILCTLQGLLTPEDHAVVVTPCYQSLFSIPASLCQVSTVSLREATGWQLEPDRVQSALKPNTRAIIINFPNNPTGALPSLAVLSELVDMARQRGIYLFSDEVYRLMEIDPADRLPPVATLYERGISVSSLSKAYGLPGLRIGWVASQAPEVLSGAIDVKHYTSICVTSPGEVLATLALGQGDAILARNLQQMRANLSVMDQFFERMSDHCRWVRPRGGCLGFPRYLRAETTDALCQSLLEETGVMILPGSLYGPYASHFRIGFGRKDCQAALTQLEHFLSRP, from the coding sequence ATGCTCAAGCGCCATTTGCCCATGTTTGCCCCTTTTGAACTGGAACAATACCTTTTAAAGCACGAACCCCGGATGCGTGTTTCCTTGTGCGCCTCTGGGCTGGAAACTTGCTCCCTGTCGGAATTGCTGTCTTCGATGGACACCGAGTCAGAAGCGTTGTGGACAGAAACCAGCCTGGATTATACGCACCCGCAGGGCTCCGTCCCTCTCAGAGAGTCCATTGCCCAGCAATACGAGGCGCTGACGGCTCAGCATGTGGGGGTGTTTGCCGGGGCCGCCGAAGCCATTCTCTGTACCTTGCAGGGCCTGTTGACCCCGGAGGATCACGCCGTGGTGGTGACGCCCTGTTACCAGTCTTTGTTCTCCATTCCGGCCAGCCTGTGTCAGGTGTCCACGGTCAGTCTGCGGGAGGCCACCGGTTGGCAACTGGAGCCGGATCGGGTTCAGTCGGCCCTGAAGCCCAATACCCGGGCTATTATTATCAACTTTCCGAACAACCCTACGGGGGCACTGCCTTCGCTGGCCGTTCTGTCGGAACTGGTTGACATGGCCCGCCAGCGGGGAATTTATCTCTTCTCCGATGAGGTCTATCGCCTGATGGAGATTGATCCGGCGGATCGCCTGCCCCCCGTGGCCACCCTGTACGAGCGGGGCATCAGCGTGTCCAGCCTCTCCAAGGCCTACGGACTGCCGGGCTTGCGGATTGGCTGGGTTGCCTCTCAGGCTCCGGAAGTGTTATCAGGGGCCATTGATGTGAAGCACTACACGAGCATTTGTGTGACCTCACCCGGTGAAGTGCTGGCTACCCTGGCCTTGGGGCAGGGGGACGCCATTCTGGCCCGGAATCTCCAGCAAATGAGGGCCAATTTATCCGTGATGGATCAATTTTTTGAGCGCATGAGCGACCATTGCCGTTGGGTTCGCCCTCGGGGCGGTTGTCTGGGTTTTCCCCGGTATTTAAGGGCGGAAACGACCGATGCCCTGTGTCAAAGCCTGTTAGAGGAAACCGGGGTGATGATTTTGCCCGGCAGCCTGTACGGGCCTTATGCCAGTCACTTTCGGATCGGTTTCGGCAGAAAAGACTGCCAAGCGGCTTTGACCCAGCTGGAACATTTTTTGAGCAGGCCCTGA
- a CDS encoding class I SAM-dependent methyltransferase, giving the protein MTVLNENEIRPQHLMTEQTQRYYNDIARLMRHQKDFQRVACPACQSAKGTVMLEKYGITFETCPQCQTLYANPRPLPEHLDEYYRESENYAYWNECIFPASAEVRRNKIFKPRVERVLEICDRYHLPTHTLLEVGAGFGLFCEEMQKTGRFQRVIAVEPTPNLAQTCRDRGLEVIEKPIEHIQVNELNTDQQKIDVIANFEVIEHLFSPRQFLEQCASLLDQDGILILTCPNGLGFDVATLGAVSDTVDTEHINLFNPESLSLLLEQCGFRVIEVQTPGLLDAELVRNKVLDGKYSLKAQPFLKQVLIDDWETKGQAFQTFLIENQLSSNMLLVAQKR; this is encoded by the coding sequence ATGACTGTACTGAATGAAAATGAAATCCGTCCTCAACATTTGATGACAGAACAAACCCAGCGCTATTACAACGACATCGCCCGTTTGATGCGCCACCAAAAAGATTTTCAACGGGTGGCCTGCCCGGCTTGCCAATCGGCTAAGGGCACTGTCATGCTGGAAAAATATGGAATCACGTTTGAGACTTGTCCCCAGTGCCAGACATTATACGCCAATCCTCGCCCTCTGCCAGAGCATCTGGATGAATATTACCGTGAATCGGAAAATTACGCTTACTGGAATGAATGTATCTTTCCTGCTTCTGCGGAAGTCCGGCGTAACAAGATTTTTAAGCCCCGGGTGGAACGGGTGCTGGAAATTTGCGACCGTTACCACTTACCCACCCACACCCTACTAGAAGTCGGAGCGGGCTTTGGGCTGTTTTGTGAAGAAATGCAAAAAACAGGCCGCTTTCAACGGGTCATCGCGGTGGAGCCGACGCCCAATCTGGCTCAAACCTGCCGGGATCGCGGATTGGAGGTTATTGAAAAGCCCATTGAACACATTCAGGTCAATGAGTTGAATACGGACCAGCAGAAAATTGATGTGATTGCCAATTTTGAAGTCATTGAGCATTTATTCTCCCCCCGTCAATTTTTGGAGCAATGCGCCAGTCTGCTGGATCAGGACGGCATTTTAATTCTCACTTGCCCCAACGGGCTGGGTTTTGATGTGGCAACTCTGGGCGCAGTGTCGGACACGGTGGACACCGAGCATATCAACCTGTTTAACCCGGAGTCATTGTCTCTTTTATTGGAACAATGTGGGTTTCGGGTTATTGAGGTTCAAACGCCGGGCCTGTTAGACGCGGAACTGGTTCGGAACAAGGTTTTGGACGGTAAATACAGCCTCAAAGCGCAGCCTTTCCTGAAACAGGTATTAATTGATGACTGGGAGACCAAAGGCCAAGCCTTCCAGACTTTTTTAATTGAAAATCAACTTTCCTCCAACATGCTGCTGGTGGCCCAGAAACGCTGA
- the pseI gene encoding pseudaminic acid synthase has product MSTGSNQQNFQVGTRPLGPDHPPLIIAEMSGNHNGSLEKALAIVDAVAEAGADALKIQTYTADTMTLDLSEGEFFIEDPTSLWKGESLYNLYQKAHTSWDWHQPIFDRCREKGLIGFSSPFDATAVDFLQDLNVPLFKIASFEIVDIPLIRKVAATGKPTIMSTGLSNEQEVAEAVEAFQQANGGPLILLKCTSSYPADPKDSNLRTIPFIQERFGVYAGLSDHTLGTAAAVASVALGAVAIEKHVTLSRAEGGVDSAFSMEPDELKRLVDETRLAHRALGGVGLSPTENERKNLVFRRSLYVTADIAKGETLTPQNIRAIRPGLGLPPKHWDAVLGKRAKTSLKRGTPLAWNLIETD; this is encoded by the coding sequence ATGTCTACCGGTTCTAATCAGCAGAATTTTCAGGTGGGCACCCGCCCGCTGGGGCCGGATCACCCGCCCTTGATCATCGCCGAGATGTCAGGCAATCATAATGGCTCACTGGAAAAAGCCCTAGCAATTGTGGATGCCGTGGCCGAAGCGGGGGCAGATGCTTTAAAAATCCAGACCTACACGGCGGATACCATGACGCTCGATCTCAGTGAGGGCGAGTTTTTTATTGAGGACCCCACCAGCCTTTGGAAAGGGGAGTCTTTGTATAACCTGTACCAGAAGGCCCATACCTCATGGGACTGGCACCAGCCCATTTTTGATCGGTGTCGGGAAAAGGGATTGATCGGCTTTAGCTCTCCGTTTGACGCTACCGCCGTGGACTTTTTACAGGATCTGAACGTTCCTTTGTTTAAAATCGCCTCGTTTGAGATTGTGGACATTCCCCTGATTCGCAAGGTAGCCGCCACCGGCAAGCCCACCATTATGTCCACCGGGTTATCCAATGAGCAGGAAGTGGCCGAGGCGGTCGAAGCCTTTCAGCAGGCCAACGGTGGGCCCCTGATTTTGCTGAAATGCACCAGTAGCTACCCCGCCGATCCCAAAGACAGCAATTTGCGCACCATTCCCTTCATACAGGAGCGCTTCGGGGTGTATGCAGGTCTGTCGGATCATACCCTGGGCACCGCCGCCGCCGTGGCCAGCGTGGCCTTGGGGGCCGTGGCCATTGAGAAACACGTGACCCTATCCCGGGCGGAAGGCGGCGTGGACTCAGCGTTCTCGATGGAACCAGACGAGTTAAAACGTCTGGTGGATGAAACCCGGCTGGCCCATCGGGCCTTGGGAGGCGTGGGGCTCAGCCCCACCGAGAACGAGCGCAAGAATCTGGTGTTTCGCCGATCGTTGTATGTGACCGCCGATATTGCCAAGGGCGAAACGCTAACCCCGCAGAATATCCGAGCCATTCGCCCCGGTCTGGGTTTACCTCCCAAGCATTGGGACGCCGTGCTGGGTAAGCGAGCCAAAACATCGCTCAAGCGGGGCACCCCTCTAGCCTGGAATTTAATTGAAACAGACTGA
- a CDS encoding GNAT family N-acetyltransferase: MTESAISLRPVTLEDGSRLFEWRNHPAVRQFALQPDAIDRESHCQWLQATLENPLRVLLLGQLDGEPVGVLRYDLNSGPGSDYDGAEALVSVYLVPQRMGQGLGAPLLVAGHAWLLSHRPAVRQLNAQIVPANVASVKVFEKAGYQAVSPQGAQGVLQYVYRF; encoded by the coding sequence GTGACAGAGAGCGCCATTTCCCTGCGTCCGGTCACTCTAGAGGATGGATCGCGTCTTTTTGAGTGGCGTAATCATCCAGCGGTCAGGCAATTCGCCTTGCAACCCGATGCCATTGACAGGGAAAGCCATTGCCAGTGGCTGCAAGCCACGCTTGAAAACCCGCTGCGGGTGCTACTGCTGGGACAGCTTGATGGTGAACCGGTGGGGGTCCTGCGCTATGATCTGAATTCTGGGCCGGGCTCTGATTACGACGGGGCGGAAGCGCTGGTGTCGGTGTATCTGGTGCCGCAACGGATGGGGCAAGGGCTGGGAGCGCCATTGCTGGTAGCGGGGCATGCGTGGCTTTTGTCTCATCGTCCAGCGGTTCGGCAACTGAACGCCCAGATTGTACCGGCCAATGTGGCTTCGGTTAAAGTGTTTGAAAAGGCGGGATACCAGGCGGTGTCCCCACAAGGAGCGCAGGGGGTTTTACAGTATGTCTACCGGTTCTAA
- a CDS encoding N-acetyl sugar amidotransferase yields MQYCTRCVYPSISAVPLGFDENGVCTGCRAHDQKKTIDWAERAEWIKEIADEYRVTDGSNYDCIIPVSGGKDSWYQTWYAKEVLGLNPLLVTYNSNNYLQVGLRNLKRMREVFGVDHHFFTPSPQTLIKLNRLCFKKMGDMNWHAHCGIFTYPVQVAVKYRIPLIIWGEHGYTDLGGMFSMNDLIEMTAKFRLEHAQRGYDWFDMLDREEGEEEGLQARDLLWARYPSDDELEEIEVRGIYLGNFVNWDGNEQTELMKKFGFEESPVPFDRTYRRVSNLDDMHENGIHDYLKFVKFGYGRASDHACKDIRSGKMTREEGVEMVRKYDHVKPRDLLRWLQYVGMSEAEFDAIADTFRDSRVWQKNSSGEWTKENIWGTPSAYPVPSLTESNIEWSEFQKQAVPQ; encoded by the coding sequence ATGCAGTACTGTACCCGTTGCGTATACCCCAGCATTTCCGCTGTCCCGTTAGGATTTGATGAAAATGGTGTTTGTACGGGCTGCCGGGCTCATGATCAAAAGAAAACCATTGACTGGGCCGAACGCGCAGAATGGATCAAGGAAATCGCCGATGAGTACCGGGTAACAGACGGCAGCAATTATGACTGCATCATCCCCGTCAGTGGCGGAAAAGACAGTTGGTATCAGACCTGGTACGCCAAAGAGGTGTTGGGACTAAACCCGTTGCTAGTCACCTACAACAGCAACAACTACTTGCAAGTGGGTTTGCGGAATTTAAAACGCATGCGGGAAGTATTTGGGGTGGATCATCACTTCTTCACCCCCAGCCCTCAAACGCTGATCAAGTTAAACCGTCTTTGCTTCAAAAAAATGGGCGACATGAACTGGCATGCCCATTGCGGGATTTTCACCTACCCCGTGCAAGTGGCCGTTAAATACCGCATTCCGTTAATTATATGGGGTGAACACGGCTATACCGATTTGGGCGGCATGTTCTCCATGAACGACCTGATCGAGATGACGGCCAAATTCCGTTTGGAACACGCGCAAAGAGGCTACGACTGGTTTGATATGCTAGATAGGGAAGAAGGGGAGGAAGAGGGACTTCAAGCCAGAGATCTCCTGTGGGCCCGCTACCCTTCGGATGATGAGCTGGAAGAGATTGAGGTCCGAGGCATTTATCTGGGGAATTTTGTAAACTGGGATGGCAATGAACAAACCGAACTCATGAAAAAATTCGGCTTTGAAGAATCACCGGTTCCCTTTGATCGCACCTATCGGCGGGTTTCCAACCTGGATGACATGCACGAGAACGGCATTCACGATTACCTGAAATTTGTAAAATTCGGGTATGGTCGCGCTTCTGATCACGCTTGCAAGGACATTCGAAGCGGTAAAATGACCCGCGAGGAAGGGGTGGAAATGGTGCGAAAATACGACCATGTCAAACCCCGGGATTTGTTGCGATGGCTGCAGTATGTCGGCATGTCCGAAGCGGAATTTGACGCCATTGCCGATACGTTCAGAGACTCCCGCGTTTGGCAAAAGAATTCGAGTGGCGAGTGGACGAAGGAAAACATCTGGGGAACCCCATCCGCCTACCCCGTCCCGTCATTAACGGAATCGAATATCGAATGGAGCGAATTCCAGAAACAAGCGGTTCCTCAGTGA
- the hisF gene encoding imidazole glycerol phosphate synthase subunit HisF, which yields MLKKRLIPCLFLKNGFLVRSQGFNEHQLLGNAIHQVERFNAWEVDELIYIDITRDDHYDIRRDDMKVKSESDILKILEAVSKTCFMPLTFGGRIRTLQDIYDRISRGADKVTINTQALADPTFITESSMVFGSQAIVVSIDVKLNANGEYEVYSHHGQQPTGLHPVAWAKQAEQYGAGEIFLNSIDRDGMANGYDTALIRQVAEAVSIPVIACGGVGQFKHLAQGINDGLADAVAAGNIFHFTELSGKRARKELLKAGIHVRN from the coding sequence ATGCTTAAAAAAAGATTGATTCCCTGCCTGTTCCTGAAAAACGGCTTTCTGGTTCGAAGTCAGGGCTTCAACGAGCATCAGCTGCTGGGAAACGCCATTCATCAGGTGGAACGTTTCAACGCCTGGGAAGTGGATGAACTGATTTACATCGACATCACCCGGGACGATCACTACGACATTCGTCGGGATGACATGAAGGTGAAAAGCGAGAGCGACATCCTTAAAATTCTGGAAGCGGTTTCCAAAACCTGTTTTATGCCGCTCACGTTCGGCGGTCGAATCCGTACTTTGCAGGATATTTACGATCGCATCAGCCGGGGCGCTGATAAAGTCACCATTAATACCCAGGCGCTGGCCGATCCCACGTTTATCACTGAAAGCAGCATGGTGTTCGGCAGTCAGGCCATCGTGGTTTCAATCGATGTCAAACTCAACGCCAATGGCGAGTATGAGGTATACTCCCATCACGGACAACAACCGACCGGCTTACACCCCGTTGCCTGGGCCAAACAGGCCGAGCAGTACGGCGCTGGTGAGATTTTCCTCAATTCCATTGACCGTGATGGCATGGCCAATGGTTACGATACAGCGCTGATTCGACAGGTGGCCGAAGCGGTTTCCATTCCGGTGATTGCCTGTGGCGGGGTGGGGCAATTCAAGCATCTGGCTCAGGGAATTAATGACGGTCTGGCGGACGCCGTGGCCGCAGGAAATATTTTTCACTTCACGGAACTGAGCGGAAAGCGGGCCCGCAAGGAATTGCTGAAGGCGGGTATTCATGTCAGGAACTAA
- the hisH gene encoding imidazole glycerol phosphate synthase subunit HisH yields MSINVAIIDYELGNVRSVSNAFETLGAQVVLTRDSEALSRAECLVLPGVGSFGDGMRNLKRLGLIDTLNELVLTQKKPILGICLGMQLFARTGHENGTVTGLGWIDAEVVRFPETLAFDGKPLKVPHVGWNDVRSVRDNPLLGPAGTVQSYYFVHSYYMKPNHPEDAIGVCDYGMDFTAAIQRDNIFAAQFHPEKSLKNGLGLLKNYMVAAEAQVRPGALEHA; encoded by the coding sequence ATGTCTATCAATGTCGCTATTATCGACTACGAGCTTGGGAATGTCCGCTCGGTATCCAACGCCTTTGAAACACTGGGCGCTCAAGTCGTTTTAACCCGGGATTCGGAAGCTCTGTCTCGTGCCGAGTGTCTGGTGCTTCCGGGCGTAGGTTCGTTTGGCGATGGTATGAGAAACCTGAAGCGACTCGGGTTGATTGACACCTTGAATGAATTGGTTCTGACGCAAAAAAAGCCCATCCTGGGCATTTGCCTGGGAATGCAGCTGTTCGCCCGAACCGGACATGAAAACGGCACAGTCACCGGGCTGGGCTGGATCGATGCGGAAGTGGTTCGCTTTCCTGAAACTCTTGCCTTCGACGGGAAACCCCTGAAAGTCCCTCATGTTGGCTGGAATGATGTGCGCTCCGTGCGTGACAACCCGTTGCTAGGCCCCGCAGGGACTGTGCAGTCCTATTACTTTGTACACAGCTACTACATGAAGCCAAACCACCCTGAGGACGCCATTGGCGTTTGTGATTACGGGATGGACTTTACGGCGGCCATCCAGCGAGACAATATCTTTGCAGCCCAGTTTCACCCGGAAAAAAGCCTGAAGAACGGATTAGGGCTGTTAAAAAATTACATGGTGGCCGCAGAAGCGCAAGTTCGGCCGGGAGCTTTGGAACATGCTTAA
- the pseB gene encoding UDP-N-acetylglucosamine 4,6-dehydratase (inverting) — MFNDKTILITGGTGSFGKEAIRTILSRFTPRRLIVFSRDEFKQFEMQQTFNHPAMRYFIGDVRDQGRLMRAMQGVDFVIHAAALKQVPAAEYNPTECVKTNIHGAESVINAAIDCQVEKVIALSTDKAANPVNLYGATKLVSDKLFVAGNSLVGMGKTRFSVVRYGNVVGSRGSVIPFFRKMIAEGAKELPITDPQMTRFWITLPQGVEFVLNSFLRMHGGEIFVPKIPSMRITDLAEALHPGIPHKIVGIRPGEKLHEVMCPADDSHLTLEFEDHFVIQPTISFTETTGYNVNRQGQAGNPVSLGFEYNSANNPDFLNPDQLRAMIE, encoded by the coding sequence TTGTTTAACGATAAAACCATTTTAATCACCGGCGGTACAGGCTCCTTCGGTAAAGAGGCCATACGCACCATTCTATCCCGTTTTACGCCTCGGCGACTCATCGTTTTTTCACGGGATGAGTTCAAGCAGTTTGAGATGCAGCAAACCTTCAATCACCCGGCCATGCGTTATTTTATCGGCGATGTGCGTGATCAGGGCCGTTTGATGCGGGCCATGCAAGGGGTTGACTTTGTCATTCACGCCGCGGCCCTGAAACAGGTACCTGCTGCGGAGTACAACCCCACTGAGTGCGTCAAGACCAACATTCATGGCGCGGAAAGCGTCATCAACGCGGCCATTGACTGCCAGGTGGAAAAGGTTATCGCTTTGTCCACCGATAAAGCGGCCAATCCGGTCAATTTGTACGGCGCTACCAAGCTGGTGTCCGATAAGCTGTTTGTGGCGGGCAATAGCTTGGTGGGCATGGGTAAAACCCGCTTTTCGGTGGTTCGTTACGGGAACGTGGTTGGATCTCGTGGTTCAGTTATTCCGTTTTTCAGGAAAATGATCGCGGAAGGGGCCAAAGAGCTGCCGATCACCGATCCTCAAATGACCCGTTTCTGGATTACCCTGCCCCAAGGGGTGGAGTTTGTCCTGAACTCTTTTTTGAGAATGCACGGCGGGGAAATTTTTGTGCCCAAGATTCCCAGCATGCGTATTACTGATTTGGCGGAAGCCCTGCATCCCGGTATTCCGCACAAGATAGTCGGCATTCGGCCCGGAGAGAAGCTGCACGAGGTAATGTGCCCGGCGGATGACTCTCACTTAACGCTGGAATTTGAAGACCACTTTGTGATTCAACCCACCATCAGTTTCACTGAAACCACAGGGTATAATGTGAACAGGCAAGGGCAAGCGGGAAACCCTGTCTCCCTTGGTTTTGAGTATAATTCCGCCAATAACCCGGATTTTTTAAATCCTGATCAGTTGCGCGCCATGATCGAATAA
- the pseC gene encoding UDP-4-amino-4,6-dideoxy-N-acetyl-beta-L-altrosamine transaminase: MPSFIPYGRQSINEADIQAVVEVLRSDFITQGPAIERFEQAVAQYCGVKYAVAVSNATAALHLACLALELGPNDILWTAPNTFVASANCGRYCGASVDFVDTNPATYVMDVTALEAKLKAVQSKGQALPKIVIPVQFAGQCVEMDRLSQLANTYGFAVVEDAAHGIGGQYRQKPIGSCEYSEMTVFSFHPVKIITTAEGGMITTNREDLYQRLLRLRSHGITRDARFMRNPAEGPWYYEQLELGLNYRMTDMQAALGHSQMQRLDEFVARRHALAKRYDALLADLPVICPQQHPDSYSALHLYPVQVSRPELRRPVFEAFRAAQIGANVHYMPVYLQPYYRDLGFEPGLCPNAEAYYQRAISLPLYYDLTEAEQDRVVETLKAALT, encoded by the coding sequence ATGCCGTCTTTTATCCCCTACGGTCGTCAAAGCATCAACGAGGCCGACATTCAGGCCGTGGTTGAGGTGCTGCGGTCAGATTTTATCACTCAGGGGCCAGCCATCGAGCGCTTTGAGCAAGCCGTGGCTCAATACTGTGGCGTAAAATACGCCGTGGCCGTCAGCAACGCCACCGCCGCCCTGCACCTTGCCTGTCTGGCCCTCGAATTGGGGCCGAATGACATCTTGTGGACGGCCCCCAACACCTTTGTGGCTTCCGCCAATTGCGGGCGCTACTGCGGGGCCAGTGTGGACTTTGTAGACACAAACCCGGCCACCTACGTCATGGACGTGACCGCTCTGGAAGCCAAGCTGAAAGCAGTCCAATCCAAGGGGCAAGCCTTGCCCAAGATTGTGATTCCCGTGCAGTTTGCCGGACAGTGCGTGGAAATGGATCGGCTGAGCCAGCTGGCTAATACCTATGGCTTTGCCGTGGTGGAGGATGCTGCCCACGGCATTGGCGGACAGTACCGTCAAAAGCCTATTGGGAGTTGTGAATATTCCGAAATGACCGTATTCAGCTTTCACCCGGTTAAAATCATCACCACCGCCGAAGGGGGCATGATCACCACCAACCGGGAGGATCTCTACCAAAGGCTGCTGCGCCTTCGCTCCCACGGGATTACCCGGGACGCACGTTTTATGCGCAACCCCGCCGAAGGCCCCTGGTACTACGAGCAGTTGGAATTGGGCCTGAACTACCGCATGACGGATATGCAAGCCGCCTTGGGGCACAGCCAGATGCAACGGCTGGATGAGTTTGTGGCGAGGCGTCACGCTTTGGCTAAACGCTATGACGCCCTCCTCGCTGATCTGCCGGTCATCTGCCCCCAGCAACACCCGGACAGTTACTCCGCCCTGCACCTGTATCCCGTACAGGTCAGTCGCCCGGAGTTGCGCAGGCCGGTCTTTGAGGCTTTTAGAGCGGCCCAGATCGGGGCGAATGTGCATTATATGCCTGTTTATCTGCAACCCTACTACCGGGATCTGGGCTTTGAGCCGGGCTTGTGCCCCAATGCGGAGGCCTACTATCAGCGGGCCATCAGCCTGCCACTGTACTACGATCTCACCGAAGCGGAGCAGGATCGGGTGGTGGAAACGCTGAAAGCAGCCCTGACATGA
- a CDS encoding glycosyltransferase family protein, producing the protein MSCVIIVQARMTSTRLPGKVLMPVLGKPLLAYELERLQRCQQADALMVATTINASDDPVVALCQELNVPVFRGSEQDVLSRYHGAAQQIKAETVVRVTADCPLIDPAVVDAVIAHFKAAQKGTQSVLDYASNTLVRSYPRGLDVEVFSRSALEIAHQEAMEPAHREHVTPFFYQNPQRFRLASLEAPKNWGHHRWTVDTPEDFELARRILEALYPIKPNFACRDVLALLEQHPEWVALNAHIEQVKV; encoded by the coding sequence ATGAGTTGCGTGATTATTGTTCAGGCCCGCATGACCTCCACCCGACTACCGGGCAAGGTACTGATGCCGGTCTTGGGAAAGCCCCTTCTGGCTTACGAGCTGGAGCGCCTGCAACGCTGCCAGCAAGCCGACGCCCTGATGGTGGCCACCACCATCAATGCCAGTGATGACCCGGTGGTGGCTTTGTGTCAGGAACTCAACGTGCCCGTGTTTCGGGGCTCTGAGCAGGATGTATTGAGCCGGTATCACGGAGCCGCCCAGCAGATCAAGGCGGAAACCGTGGTTCGGGTCACTGCCGACTGTCCCCTGATTGACCCTGCCGTGGTGGATGCCGTGATTGCCCATTTTAAAGCGGCTCAAAAAGGAACACAAAGCGTGCTGGATTATGCCTCCAACACCCTGGTGCGCAGTTACCCCCGAGGGCTGGATGTGGAAGTTTTCTCGAGGTCGGCGTTGGAAATCGCTCATCAGGAAGCGATGGAGCCGGCTCATCGGGAACACGTCACGCCTTTCTTCTATCAAAATCCACAGCGCTTTCGTTTGGCCAGTCTGGAGGCTCCCAAAAACTGGGGGCATCACCGCTGGACGGTAGACACGCCCGAGGACTTTGAGCTGGCCCGGCGCATTCTTGAGGCCCTGTATCCGATCAAGCCCAACTTTGCCTGTCGGGATGTGCTGGCCTTACTGGAGCAACACCCGGAGTGGGTGGCCTTAAATGCCCACATTGAACAGGTGAAGGTCTAG